AAAAGTCTATTCTTCAACCACTAGTTGTGTAGCGTAGGTAAAGGTCAAGTATGGTTAAGGATTGGAAATGCCGGGCATAATTTGTAAGATACTCATTTATACACTGGCCTAGCTCTTTGTgactagctttttttttaccagataCTTCATCTCATTTTTGTGATGCCTGTTTAGttagaatgaaaacatgaagcaTTTTGGATCTTAAGGTCCAGAAGTGAAAGCTACTGTAGTAACAGCTTCAGCCTCAGCTAAGGTCCTGGCTCTCTGCCCTTCTCTCCCACAGTGGCCTCCAGCTCAGCTGAACACGACCTCCACTCCAATTGGGTCTTGCGAGTTCCTCGGGTCGGGGATGACTCCAAGCAGGAAGTGGTTAGGAACTGTGCCAATGAAAGTGCCCCgaagaagaaaaaccaaagCGGGTCCACAAGCAGCAGACTGCGACTTCAGAGGAACCCGATCCACCTGCCCAAAGTGGTGGAGAGCGCGTTCCAGACTCTGCGCTTCAAGCCCAAATTAAAAAAGCAGTGAAGCTTGTTGGACATTTGAAACCAGCAGCACTGCCACACTGCTGACGTAGAGCTCAATCGAGTATGTTTGAACAGACACCATGCTCTGGAAAAAATCCCTCCGGACatttaatatatacataaaaacaattaagCCTAATTTTaataaagcaaatgaaaatgaaacctctCACCAGTGTGATAAAAGTAATTCCTCCTGGTCCAAAAGGGGCCTTTTTCTagacagacattttgacatgtcattgTAGAGAAACAGAGGTGTTACTGACATTGACAATGGCTGTTTTTagtgtcccagtaagtcatGCTAGTGGGACAGTGATCCAGCACGAATAATATCCAgactctgaaactgaaacagctaaatggaattcagccattttattatttacacctgtaaTTTTGCTGTGTCATGCAAAATGTCCTAAGAGAAAAAGGTCTATCCAGGCCTatcatttgtttcattcatcCTTTCATTTACAGTTGCAGattaatattacaaataatCTCAATTGATATCGGATTGATAAGTATCAATAGGGTGCCACTTTAAAGGGGAAATGGTTTTTGCAGCATAgcccaaaataaaaatgtattaattccTTCCAATATCTCAAGGTTACTTTAGTGTTTCTTTCAAGTGCTTTTGAATGAGTTTTGAATCAAGTAAGAGAAAAGTTCAATATTGTGACGGATATGTAATTTAGGTTGAGTACAGTTTCTGGTTCAGGCCTGCAGAGACTACATTCTACCCAGGTATCAAAGCCAACCGTAAAATGCAACAATAGCTCCTCAACAGCAACAAGTGCTGCGTGAATGCCTGTTTCATTCAACAGAGAGATTCACATTTGCAAGGCGAGTCCAAGGGCTGAGCTGTCTGAATAGTTCAAACCCAGCTAAGGTAATTCTGTTTCTCACTGCTTAAGATTAAATGGTGTTAAAGTTGAAGGGTAAATTCGGATAAGATGCAAAATATTACCTGACATAACCTTTATGGTATGCAGCAGTGTtgatatttctgcttttatttgccCAGGTTTTGAGATACCCGCCACTGAAATGTCTGATACAATGCCGCTGAATTAATTTTTCTTAGGTGCTTACGacattgaaaaatataaataaaccatGACCTGTCTGCAGGCTAACATACCACTGGggttatacttaaaaaaactACAGGGGTGGAAGAAGTATTGAGTTGACCCTTGACTTAAGTAAAGGAAGAAATACCATATTCTGAAAAGTCCTGAATTCAGACTGTGTACATCAGCAAAATgaacttaaagtatcaaaggaAAAAAGTACTCATTGTACAGAATGCCTCCTTTTAgtcttatattatttatattattcttTAGATTATCatatattaaagtaaaataaataacgTAAAATTATTATCCCATTTCCCTTCTCGAGATTCAAactatttgaaatgaaaatatgactcatgttttcttttctttattacaAATTTATCATGTACAAACCAGAAACTATACaacattcatttcttttctgcCTTGCCCTTGGGGCTGAAGAAGGATGACATAGGCTTCATGCCGGTCTTGTCCACCTTAGCCAGAGTTTTCTGAGCAGCCGTCATCTTCTTGGGTGGCTggaagaaggggggaaaaaaatcaatatgatAACTCGACGACCTTGCACAGAGACAGCAGGGAATTCATTACATATCGTGAACCTCAATTCAAGCTAAGAAAAACCACATTTGTACAAGGTAAGTCTCATTGACCCATGTGTATAAAGTCTACACAGCTTATCTACGGACAAATAATCTACAGACAAAGCTTAAAGAAAGCGGCCAACAAACAAGAACTACACAAACAATCACTCAaggtttaaaaggaaaaaaaacaactgcagagaTAAAAGCAAAGAAACGACCacttcaggtttttttttttgctgcaataATTGCTCGGTCTTTTCAGGCAGACGGCTCCATATACACTCACTTTCCGCGAAAAGTCTGCACTGTTGAATTTGGTGTAGTCCTCTCCGGCCTCCACCGGTTTATCTGACAGTTTCCGCTTCTGCCAAACGAGGAAGTGAGAAATGCTTTTCATGACAAAGAGCACACCTTTCACCAGAGAAACACACCACCAGCTCTAATGACCTCACACTATAGATGAAAAAGGCCCTAATAAGCAAAGTTAAAATCCCACAAGCAGTGACTTAAGATGGTGCAATCATTTCTCCTCAAAACGATGCGAATGCAGCAATAGAGTTAGAGTGAGActacagaaaacattcagcGTGGTTTTGACAGCATGCACAAAGAGGAGGATGTGTTATTCTGACTTCATTCATGTCTAAGAAAGACACTAACATACCTTGGAGGGCGGCTCTGTTTCCTTTGGGCTTGTGAGCTCTGGTAAcctgtgaaggaggaggaggtgcatgGCGGCATTATGACCATACCTTAGCACTACTAACAATCATGTTGTCAAAGTTTTAGATGTCTTAACATACTGCAGGTGTTTGAGGAGGGCTTTGCTCAGGTCTTCACTGATGTACTCCGATATCAGGCCGTGGGCATAGCGAAGGTAGTCCTCTGTGTCATGAAGATGACAGAATTACAGTGATTATCAATATAATACTAATTATTTTTagataatttaagaaaaaaaatggaactgAAAGGTGGAGAagtgcttcagtgttttttcactaaccctaacccatagACAGAAACTACGTCAGTAGTGCCATCTATTGGTCAACATCATATCtactacaaaaacacaagctggaaatgttggaaaaaatggaaatttgtgTTTTCGTCAGAAGGGGAGACTGGAATTTTACACAGTTGCAAGACACTGTCTTAAACACTGAAGCTCCCTGAAGATGAATCAACTTACCCTCATGGTAGTCTGATTCTGACTTCATTCTGACATATGTTGTGGATTTGACTCCTTCTCCCACTGAGATATTTCTCTTCTTGAGGGCAACGACTGTCCTCTCCACCTATAATAAGAAGTAATGcattttcacatgaacacattttttGCCTATTGTACTGCAGTCAAACTCGCACTGTCTTTGGACCAACACAGAAAGATAATAGAATCAGTTATTAGTACCTTTTTCTTTAACCAGTTCATTGTCTTCTCTTGGCTGTATCGATGAAATTTCCGGCTTCCCACCTCTGGAAGAATGAAACACAGCATTTCAACAAAGTAATTAGTAAACCCTAAAACCTACACTGCTGGTTTGTGCATTCTCATTCTCCCGTTCATGTCCCCTTTTAACTTGGCTTAGTGCCATACAAGGTGGGCATGTCAAGAGTAGTGACGTATGTACTACAGGTGTCCCAGGTATTGTGTGTATAAAAGCAGACTGCAGTGAACATACATTGCGCTCTTGGTCAGGAACACTCTCTGTTGTTGGCTAGGGTGTCCACTTGCAAGTGTCAGAATAAACTAGAAAAAACACTCTCTTGTTGTCGGTCCTCTGTTTCCAGAAATTCCCACGACAAACCTTACAGTTGAGAGATATCGGCttcaaaaataaacttgacCTTTTTCCTCGGCAATGTGGTGCAGGGTGGCCAGGGAACGTGTGCAGCTCAGCAGCCTTGAGCAAACTGGGAATTCCTCATCCATAACAACCTGATCCACAGGCTGGAACTTCCCCTGAGCAGCAGAtaacattaacaaaataaaagcagatatTGTGACTTTCATGTGCATGatctaaattaaaaaatagaaaagattaaaataaagtcCAATTCACGATCATTCATATACTCCCATGGTTATATTAGACACACACTATTGCTGTACAaaattgtactgtatatttaggAATATTAGTATATAAGATAAGTTATATATGAAGTTAAAGAATTAACTGTGAACTAGGCAGCATTACACCACAATGATCAGCATGAaagcatcaacagctgtgacATGTTCAGATTTCTGTTTCTCACCTCTTTTCCAGCCGTAATCAAATAGGGCAAAATGAGATAGAGAGGATCCATTGGTGTTATGAACAGGAGTCTCCCATCTGTTTAACAAAAGAGacaactgtaaaaacacagaagccTGATTAACACACACTCTAATTCTGACCCAGAACCAATTAAAAGTAAGGAATAAGAATTCAACATCCACATATCATCAACTTTGCGATAAACCACCCAAACTCAAAtaatttaatcaacatttcagcCGGTATGTCAAGACTGCTTGACCAGTTTGCAGTGTGTGAACCTGATATTTGGCTACTTTGGCTACTTTGTGTCAGCAGCTCCTCTTtctggttgtctgtctgtgcttgGTGTAGTTATTTTATATGGACACTGTTCTTTTGGACatgttaaatattatttttcagtttcattaccATTGCACCTAAGATTTCTGCATAGATGACTTGGTTCATTTGGATTTCTGTTATTTGTCTACCATACCTAGCAGGGTTTGTAATAATGATTAAGTTTCTTCAAAGTTTACACTACAAAGATTAATGAAACAAACCTCTTTGTACAGTCTGACCAACAAACCAGGAGTGGAAATCTTCTTCAAATGCTTTGACCTCATACAGCTGCATATCACCACTACCCAGCATATACAGAGATGCTGCATCTGCAGGATTAAAAAAGCGGAACAATATTATTTTCACTTCCACATTTGCGTGTACTCGCAACGTAATCAGACTGCGGTGAAAACTGAAAGCAAACGTCCATTTTATAGAATTCCTCATGTTGACTTTTACTGTGTTCTGACTTACTTTTAACAGATGCTAGTGGTTAGGACCGCAATTAACAATTATtatattagtattagtatttgCAACAATTTTGACCATCAAAAAATCGTTGCAAATGCCAGTTTGTGACAAGCCTGGCTGTTGTAAAGGTAAAAATGTGGCATCTTACAACTCAAAGGCGGTCTTGCTGTATCTTGCTAatttcgcacacacacatacttaaaaTGACACATATTGGATTTTGTGTTGGAATAATTTTTCAACTACAGGGAGCGACGTTTCAAAAAGTCTGTGggtttactgtgttttatttctttctcaaAGCCAAAGTGCCAGG
This genomic interval from Seriola aureovittata isolate HTS-2021-v1 ecotype China chromosome 11, ASM2101889v1, whole genome shotgun sequence contains the following:
- the rnaseh2b gene encoding ribonuclease H2 subunit B isoform X1 gives rise to the protein MASKKKRTPNVQNDSWVVVAADSVIDTQKPDSDPAFVRLRNPSTDAASLYMLGSGDMQLYEVKAFEEDFHSWFVGQTVQRDGRLLFITPMDPLYLILPYLITAGKEGKFQPVDQVVMDEEFPVCSRLLSCTRSLATLHHIAEEKEVGSRKFHRYSQEKTMNWLKKKVERTVVALKKRNISVGEGVKSTTYVRMKSESDYHEEDYLRYAHGLISEYISEDLSKALLKHLQLPELTSPKETEPPSKKRKLSDKPVEAGEDYTKFNSADFSRKPPKKMTAAQKTLAKVDKTGMKPMSSFFSPKGKAEKK
- the rnaseh2b gene encoding ribonuclease H2 subunit B isoform X2 encodes the protein MASKKKRTPNVQNDSWVVVAADSVIDTQKPDSDPAFVRLRNPSTDAASLYMLGSGDMQLYEVKAFEEDFHSWFVGQTVQRDGRLLFITPMDPLYLILPYLITAGKEGKFQPVDQVVMDEEFPVCSRLLSCTRSLATLHHIAEEKEVGSRKFHRYSQEKTMNWLKKKVERTVVALKKRNISVGEGVKSTTYVRMKSESDYHEEDYLRYAHGLISEYISEDLSKALLKHLQLPELTSPKETEPPSKPPKKMTAAQKTLAKVDKTGMKPMSSFFSPKGKAEKK